Proteins from a genomic interval of Caulobacter sp. SL161:
- a CDS encoding NUDIX domain-containing protein has protein sequence MLWRRRIEPFTRPLVYAWFRLARGLTLGVRAVVTDETGKVLLIQHTYIKGWYLPGGGVERGETAETAVIRELAEEAGVRALSRPRLVSAHSNEVLHPGDHVLLYRVETWEPCPCDAAGEIHAVGWFDPHALPDETTRATRKRIAEALHGDETDPMW, from the coding sequence ATGCTCTGGCGCCGCCGCATCGAACCGTTCACCCGCCCCCTGGTCTACGCCTGGTTCCGCCTGGCGCGGGGCCTGACGCTGGGCGTGCGGGCTGTGGTCACCGACGAGACCGGCAAGGTGCTCCTGATCCAGCACACCTACATCAAGGGCTGGTACCTGCCCGGCGGCGGGGTCGAGCGCGGCGAGACGGCCGAGACCGCCGTGATCCGCGAGTTGGCGGAGGAGGCGGGGGTCCGCGCCCTGTCGCGGCCGCGCCTGGTGTCGGCCCACAGCAACGAGGTGCTGCATCCCGGCGATCACGTGCTGCTCTATCGCGTCGAGACCTGGGAGCCCTGTCCGTGCGATGCGGCCGGCGAGATCCACGCGGTCGGCTGGTTCGACCCTCACGCCCTGCCGGACGAGACCACCCGCGCGACCCGTAAGCGCATCGCCGAGGCGCTACACGGGGACGAGACCGATCCGATGTGGTGA
- a CDS encoding acyl-CoA dehydrogenase family protein, with translation MALDLETREQLIDTVARFVAERLRPIEAQVAENDAVPDDVIEEMKGLGLFGLTIPEEFGGLGLTMEEEALVAIELGRASPAFRSVFGTNVGIGSQGLVMFGNAEQKAKWLPGIASGAVITSFALTEPEAGSDSAAVQTRAIRDGDDYILNGSKRYITNAGKASLFTVMARTNPDAKGGAGVSAFLVPRDLPGLTVGKPEKKMGQQGAHIHDVTFDNVRVPAWNRLGAEGEGFKVAMQVLDRGRLHIAAVCVGVAERLIADCVAYASERKQFGQPIASFQLIQAMIADSKTEALAAKALVLETARKRDAGVNVTLEAASSKLFASEMVGRVADRAVQVFGGAGYVADYGIERLYRDVRIFRIYEGTSQVQQLIIARETLKRGG, from the coding sequence ATGGCCCTCGATCTGGAAACCCGTGAACAGCTGATCGACACGGTCGCCCGCTTCGTGGCCGAACGTCTGCGGCCCATCGAGGCCCAGGTCGCCGAGAACGACGCCGTCCCCGACGATGTGATCGAGGAGATGAAGGGCCTTGGCCTCTTTGGCCTGACGATCCCGGAAGAGTTCGGCGGGCTTGGCCTGACCATGGAGGAAGAGGCGCTGGTGGCCATCGAGCTGGGCCGCGCTTCGCCGGCCTTCCGCTCGGTGTTCGGCACCAATGTCGGCATCGGCAGCCAGGGCCTCGTCATGTTCGGCAACGCCGAGCAGAAGGCCAAGTGGCTGCCGGGGATCGCGTCCGGCGCGGTGATCACCTCGTTCGCCCTGACCGAGCCGGAGGCCGGTTCCGACAGCGCTGCGGTCCAGACCCGCGCCATCCGGGACGGCGACGACTACATCCTGAACGGCTCCAAGCGCTACATCACCAACGCCGGCAAGGCCTCGCTGTTCACGGTGATGGCCCGCACCAATCCCGACGCCAAGGGCGGGGCGGGGGTCTCGGCCTTCCTGGTGCCGCGCGACCTGCCGGGCCTGACGGTCGGCAAGCCCGAAAAGAAGATGGGCCAGCAGGGCGCCCACATCCACGACGTGACCTTCGACAATGTCCGCGTGCCGGCCTGGAACCGGCTGGGCGCCGAGGGCGAGGGCTTCAAGGTCGCCATGCAGGTGCTCGATCGCGGCCGGTTGCACATCGCCGCCGTCTGCGTCGGGGTCGCCGAGCGCTTGATCGCCGACTGCGTCGCCTATGCCTCCGAGCGCAAGCAGTTCGGCCAGCCGATCGCCAGCTTCCAGCTGATCCAGGCGATGATCGCCGACAGCAAGACCGAGGCCCTGGCCGCCAAGGCGCTGGTGCTGGAGACCGCCCGCAAGCGCGACGCCGGCGTCAATGTCACGCTGGAGGCTGCCTCGTCCAAGCTGTTCGCCTCGGAAATGGTCGGCCGGGTGGCGGATCGGGCGGTGCAGGTGTTCGGCGGCGCCGGCTATGTCGCCGAC
- a CDS encoding Lrp/AsnC family transcriptional regulator, protein MIDLDQIDRRLLAILQEDATVPIAELAERVGLSQTPCWKRVRRLQDAGVITARVALLDREALDLGLTVFVAVKTGHHDEGWLNQFAAGASALPEVVEFYRMSGDVDYLLKVVVKDIAAYDRFYKRLIATAPLTDVSSSFAMEQIKFTTALPIAPT, encoded by the coding sequence ATGATTGATCTCGATCAAATCGATCGCCGCCTGCTGGCCATCCTGCAGGAGGACGCCACCGTCCCCATCGCCGAGCTGGCCGAGCGGGTGGGCCTGAGCCAGACCCCCTGCTGGAAGCGGGTGCGCCGCCTGCAGGACGCCGGCGTCATCACCGCCCGGGTGGCCCTCTTGGACCGCGAGGCCCTCGACCTGGGCCTGACCGTCTTCGTCGCCGTCAAGACCGGCCACCACGACGAGGGCTGGCTGAACCAGTTCGCCGCCGGCGCCAGCGCCCTGCCCGAGGTGGTCGAGTTCTACCGGATGAGCGGCGATGTCGATTACCTCCTCAAGGTCGTGGTCAAGGACATCGCCGCCTATGACCGCTTCTACAAACGCCTGATCGCCACCGCCCCGCTGACCGACGTCTCGTCCAGCTTCGCCATGGAGCAGATCAAGTTCACCACCGCCCTGCCGATCGCCCCGACGTGA
- a CDS encoding DUF6356 family protein, whose translation MDLSFTRHPKSVGETYGQHMGVAWSFGFTLLGAGLACLIHGVLPFAFERTGSQTVRRLHERLSNRCAKADAHFAAAPISGDTVRG comes from the coding sequence ATGGACCTGTCGTTCACGCGTCATCCCAAGTCGGTCGGCGAGACCTATGGCCAGCACATGGGCGTGGCCTGGAGCTTTGGCTTCACCCTGCTGGGCGCGGGCCTGGCCTGCCTCATCCATGGCGTCCTGCCCTTCGCCTTCGAGCGCACCGGCAGCCAGACCGTGCGCCGCCTGCATGAGCGGCTCTCGAACCGCTGCGCCAAGGCCGACGCGCATTTCGCCGCCGCCCCGATCAGCGGCGACACCGTCCGCGGATGA
- a CDS encoding aldehyde dehydrogenase family protein, with translation MREYTKFYIDGAWVDPAEKKTLDVINPATESVCGVISMGSEADVDKAVRAARKAFASFSQTSREERIDILERIIAEYQKRFEDMAKAITEEMGAPAWLAQRAQAAMGIGHVQTAAAVLKGYKFEEDRGTTRIVKEPIGVCAFITPWNWPVNQIACKVGPAIATGCTMVLKPSEIAPFSGYIWTEILHAAGVPAGVFNLVNGDGPTVGAALSSHPEVDMVSFTGSTRAGIEVAKNAAPTVKRVHQELGGKSPNIILDDADFQKAVAGGVASVMLNSGQSCNAPTRMLVPGQRMDEVIAIAKAAAEAHTVGDPNGNHKMGPVVSETQWNKIQGLIQKGIDEGATLVTGGTGRPEGLDKGYYVKPTVFANVTNDMTIAKEEIFGPVVSILGYDTVDEAVTVGNDTEYGLAAYVSGGDPEAVRKVASKLRAGQVNLNGAGPDLMAPFGGYKMSGNGREWGDHAFGEFLETKAILGYSAKVAAE, from the coding sequence ATGCGCGAGTATACGAAGTTCTATATCGACGGCGCCTGGGTCGACCCGGCCGAGAAGAAGACGCTGGACGTCATCAACCCGGCCACGGAAAGCGTCTGCGGCGTCATCTCGATGGGCTCGGAAGCGGACGTCGACAAGGCCGTCCGCGCCGCCCGCAAGGCCTTCGCCAGCTTCAGCCAAACCAGCCGCGAAGAGCGCATCGACATCCTCGAGCGCATCATCGCCGAGTACCAGAAGCGCTTCGAGGACATGGCCAAGGCCATCACCGAAGAGATGGGCGCCCCCGCGTGGCTGGCCCAGCGCGCCCAGGCCGCCATGGGCATCGGTCACGTCCAGACCGCCGCCGCCGTGCTCAAGGGCTACAAGTTCGAGGAAGATCGCGGCACGACCCGCATCGTCAAGGAGCCGATCGGCGTCTGCGCCTTCATCACGCCGTGGAACTGGCCGGTGAACCAGATCGCCTGCAAGGTCGGTCCGGCCATCGCCACCGGCTGCACCATGGTGCTCAAGCCCTCGGAAATCGCCCCGTTCAGCGGCTATATCTGGACCGAGATCCTTCACGCCGCCGGGGTTCCGGCCGGGGTGTTCAACCTGGTCAACGGTGACGGCCCCACGGTCGGTGCGGCGCTCAGCAGCCATCCGGAAGTCGACATGGTCTCGTTCACCGGCTCGACCCGCGCGGGCATCGAGGTGGCCAAGAACGCCGCCCCGACCGTCAAGCGCGTCCACCAGGAGCTGGGCGGCAAGAGCCCCAACATCATCCTCGACGACGCCGACTTCCAGAAGGCTGTCGCCGGGGGCGTGGCCTCGGTGATGCTGAACTCGGGCCAGTCGTGCAACGCCCCGACCCGCATGCTGGTGCCCGGCCAGCGCATGGACGAGGTCATCGCCATCGCCAAGGCCGCCGCCGAGGCTCACACGGTCGGCGACCCGAACGGCAACCACAAGATGGGCCCGGTGGTCTCCGAGACCCAGTGGAACAAGATCCAGGGCCTGATCCAGAAGGGCATCGACGAGGGCGCCACCCTGGTCACCGGCGGGACGGGGCGTCCCGAAGGCCTGGACAAGGGCTACTATGTAAAGCCCACCGTCTTCGCCAACGTCACCAACGACATGACCATCGCCAAGGAAGAGATCTTCGGCCCGGTCGTCTCGATCCTGGGCTACGACACGGTGGACGAAGCCGTCACCGTCGGCAACGACACCGAGTATGGCCTGGCGGCCTATGTCTCGGGCGGCGATCCGGAGGCGGTCCGCAAGGTGGCTTCGAAGCTGCGCGCCGGCCAGGTCAACCTCAACGGCGCCGGCCCCGACCTGATGGCCCCGTTCGGCGGCTACAAGATGAGCGGCAACGGCCGCGAATGGGGCGACCACGCGTTCGGCGAGTTCCTGGAGACCAAGGCGATCCTCGGCTACTCGGCGAAGGTGGCGGCGGAGTAG
- a CDS encoding putative sulfate exporter family transporter: MTAAALRLGAARMGPGLLAGLLMAVLAKLLSQSLHAPAPLLAVVLGMMLGALGLQGQLGAGLDVFAKPGLRLGVAMMGAQISWSEFAALGGPAVLASGAVVLGGLGIGALAGAALGLPLAEALIAAAACSICGASAALAASQAAPSSPENQRTTALVIVGVNLLSTLAMLAYPPIANALGLTAHQAGVFFGLSIHDVAQVAGAGASVSPEVAGTAALAKLSRILWLGPAVVLIGLMLTRTAQGGRISGLQAPPLFVWGFAALAAARGLNLIPPALVSALGACSGFLLLAGVGAISAKLGPKALLEVKPRLAILLLTLTVAVAILAYALTRIFF, translated from the coding sequence ATGACCGCCGCGGCCCTGCGCCTGGGCGCCGCCCGCATGGGGCCGGGCCTGCTGGCCGGCCTGCTGATGGCGGTGCTGGCCAAGCTCCTGTCCCAGAGCCTGCACGCCCCGGCCCCGCTGCTGGCGGTGGTGCTGGGCATGATGCTGGGCGCGCTGGGCCTGCAGGGGCAGCTGGGCGCGGGCCTCGACGTCTTCGCCAAGCCGGGCCTGCGGCTGGGCGTGGCCATGATGGGCGCCCAGATCAGCTGGAGCGAGTTCGCCGCCCTGGGCGGTCCGGCCGTGCTGGCCAGCGGCGCGGTGGTGCTGGGCGGCCTCGGGATCGGAGCCCTGGCCGGCGCCGCCTTGGGCCTGCCGCTGGCCGAGGCCCTGATCGCGGCGGCCGCCTGCTCGATCTGCGGCGCCTCTGCGGCGCTGGCCGCCTCGCAGGCCGCCCCGTCCAGCCCGGAGAACCAGCGCACGACGGCCCTGGTCATTGTCGGGGTCAATCTGCTTTCCACCTTGGCCATGCTGGCCTATCCGCCGATCGCCAACGCCCTGGGCCTGACCGCGCACCAGGCCGGCGTCTTCTTCGGCCTGTCGATCCATGACGTCGCGCAAGTTGCCGGCGCCGGCGCCTCGGTGTCGCCGGAGGTCGCGGGGACGGCGGCCCTGGCCAAGCTGTCGCGGATCCTGTGGCTGGGTCCGGCCGTGGTGCTGATCGGCCTGATGCTGACCCGCACGGCGCAGGGGGGGCGGATCTCCGGCCTGCAGGCCCCGCCGCTCTTCGTCTGGGGCTTCGCCGCCCTGGCCGCTGCAAGGGGTCTCAATCTGATCCCGCCGGCCCTGGTGTCGGCCCTGGGCGCCTGTTCGGGCTTCCTGCTGCTGGCCGGTGTGGGGGCGATCTCGGCCAAGCTCGGCCCCAAGGCCCTGCTCGAGGTCAAGCCGCGTCTGGCGATCCTGCTGCTGACGCTCACGGTGGCCGTCGCAATCCTCGCCTACGCCCTGACGAGGATTTTCTTCTAA
- a CDS encoding amino acid permease, protein MSFWTRRKAIDTITAGHADSHQLKKTLSWPHLVALGVGAIVGTGIYTLTGVGAGLAGPGVILSFLIAGAVCACAALCYAELSTMIPASGSAYTYSYAAMGEPVAWFVGWSLILEYTLVCAAVAVGWSAHAHGLFKMIGFPDALLAGPHQGGLINMPAVFISMAVAGLLALGTRESATVNMVLVFVKIIALIVFVVLCLPAFNIAHFTPFMPNGFQAHVPEGAAADAAKIGVMAAASLIFFAFYGFDAVSTAAEETKNPKRDLTIGIVGSMAVCTAIYMIVAAVSIGASRTEVFSKSEAPLVFILESLNHGKIAQLVALAAVIALPTVILAFMYGQSRIFFVMARDGLLPRALSKVNAKTGTPVMMTLLTGVLSAVISGLLSLKDIAELANAGTLWAFIAVGASVILLRLREPNRPRVFSTPLWPIVAPAGILGCLYLFLSLPGKTQLYFLYAHLIGAVVYLAYGMRKSVLAQQERA, encoded by the coding sequence GTGAGCTTCTGGACGCGCCGCAAGGCCATCGACACCATCACCGCTGGCCATGCGGACAGCCATCAACTGAAGAAGACCCTGAGCTGGCCGCATCTGGTGGCCCTGGGCGTCGGGGCCATTGTCGGCACCGGCATCTACACCCTGACCGGGGTCGGGGCGGGTCTGGCCGGGCCGGGCGTGATCCTGTCCTTCCTGATCGCCGGCGCCGTCTGCGCCTGCGCGGCCCTGTGCTACGCCGAGCTGTCGACCATGATCCCGGCCTCGGGCAGCGCCTACACCTACAGCTATGCGGCGATGGGCGAGCCGGTCGCCTGGTTCGTCGGCTGGAGCCTGATCCTCGAATATACCCTCGTCTGCGCGGCGGTGGCGGTCGGCTGGTCGGCCCACGCCCATGGCCTCTTCAAGATGATCGGCTTCCCCGACGCCCTGCTGGCCGGACCCCACCAGGGCGGGCTGATCAACATGCCGGCCGTCTTCATCTCGATGGCGGTGGCGGGCCTTCTGGCCCTGGGCACCCGCGAGAGCGCGACGGTCAATATGGTGCTGGTCTTCGTGAAGATCATCGCCCTGATCGTCTTCGTCGTGCTGTGCCTGCCGGCGTTCAACATCGCCCACTTCACCCCCTTCATGCCCAACGGCTTCCAGGCCCATGTGCCGGAAGGCGCGGCCGCAGACGCCGCCAAGATCGGGGTGATGGCCGCCGCCAGCCTGATCTTCTTCGCCTTCTATGGCTTCGACGCGGTCTCGACCGCCGCCGAGGAGACCAAGAACCCCAAGCGCGACCTGACCATCGGCATCGTCGGCTCGATGGCTGTCTGCACGGCGATCTACATGATCGTGGCCGCCGTCTCGATCGGCGCCTCGCGCACCGAGGTCTTCTCCAAGAGCGAAGCGCCGCTGGTCTTCATCCTGGAGAGCCTGAACCACGGCAAGATCGCCCAGCTGGTCGCCCTGGCCGCCGTGATCGCCCTGCCGACCGTGATACTGGCCTTCATGTACGGCCAGAGCCGGATCTTCTTCGTGATGGCCCGCGACGGCCTGCTGCCCCGCGCCCTGTCGAAGGTCAACGCCAAGACCGGCACCCCGGTGATGATGACCCTGCTGACCGGCGTCCTGTCGGCGGTGATCTCGGGCCTCTTGTCGCTGAAGGACATCGCCGAGCTGGCCAACGCCGGCACGCTGTGGGCCTTCATCGCCGTCGGCGCCTCGGTGATCCTGCTGCGGCTGCGCGAGCCGAACCGTCCGCGGGTGTTCTCCACCCCGCTGTGGCCGATCGTGGCCCCGGCCGGCATCCTGGGCTGCCTCTATCTCTTCCTCAGCCTGCCCGGGAAGACCCAGCTCTACTTCCTCTACGCCCACCTGATCGGCGCGGTGGTCTATCTGGCCTACGGCATGCGCAAGAGCGTGCTGGCCCAGCAGGAGCGGGCGTAA
- a CDS encoding DUF3606 domain-containing protein, whose translation MAGLKDKRGFIDKDRLDLTERQAVEYWMKRWGVTRDQITAAHRKVGRMTKDIAAELGKKR comes from the coding sequence ATGGCCGGCCTGAAAGACAAGCGCGGCTTCATCGACAAGGACCGCCTGGATCTGACCGAGCGTCAGGCTGTCGAATACTGGATGAAGCGCTGGGGCGTGACCCGCGACCAGATCACCGCCGCCCACCGCAAGGTCGGGCGCATGACCAAGGATATCGCCGCGGAGCTGGGCAAGAAGCGGTAG